The DNA sequence CCGCCGTCAGGGCCATCCCTTTCAAGGTCTTTTCGTTTTGGCGGCCTTGATTACCCGGTCCGTTGAAACATGCGCATGCACCGCAGCGCCTTGCACCCATGTTTTGGGTTTGGGCACCTTGGGGCCCCGGGGACTTTTGGCAACTTGTTTTGGCTGGATGTTTCTGGCCAGTTCCAACAAGCGCTGGGCCAGTTTTTCCAGAGGTACGACGGGAAAGCATTCCGAGGGCAGCGCAATTTGCAGACCTTCATAGCCACTGCGGACCTGAACCGCCAAGTGATAGGTTGAGGCTTCCCAGCCCTCAGGCTGGGAAGCCTGATGGGCTTGCTCGACGCTTCGCTTGAGTACGGCCAGGACGTTGTAGGCCAAAACCGCAGTAGCAAACCCGAGCAGGGCAGCCTTTGGGCTACCAAGGGTTTCGATTTCACTTTCCAGGATTGCTTCCAGTCGCTGGAACATGCCTTCAATGCTCCAGCGGCGGCGATAGAGTTCCGCGATCTGCTGCGCGCTGACGCTGTCAGGCAGATTGCTCCAGAACATCAAGCTGCTGTCACCCGAGTCCGTTGGCGAGTGAAGCGTCAGTTCGACACGCCGACACTGGTAACCGCCTCTGACCTGAATAATCTGCTCACGCACAGTGCCCGTACTCACAGGCACTGGTTCTTGCCACTGCCCCTCCTGAATCAAGCGTGGATGCTTGGCTTGTTGGCGAATGACAAAGGAGGTTTTGACCTGTTCGCAAGCCTCCATAACCGGGAGCGTGCAATAGAGTCGATCAGCCAGCCACACTTGGCCCGACTCGGCATCGGCCAAGAGAGGCAACACGCAAACACGCTCGCTTGCGTAGGCATCCTCACACGCCTGCAGGTCGATGACCTGATCCAGGTCGGGATCGTAGACAACCACCGAAAAACCGGGCCGAGCGGCGCCTCGCTCGTGGCGTAAAGCCCCGAGTCGTTTCTCAGTGGATGCCAAGTGATTACCGTCCACCACCCGAACCTGCCAACCCGGCAGCATCGCCGTGCAACCCAACTCCCTGATCGTTGGAGCCAGGCGCTGTGCACAGCCCGTGACCAGGGCGCGCAACAGAGCTGGCTCGGTACGACTGATCTTGTCGTAGAGGGCCGCCAGGCTGACAGGAAGATCTTCCAGTTGCCGCGCCGCAGCGTGCAGGGATGGCTTCAAGCCCAATGAAACAAGGGACATCAGCTTGATGATGGTCGAGAACAGTAGCTCACGAGAATACTGCCGTTGCCGATGCTCTTCGAAGACCTGATCGACCCACTCAGGGGCAATAGCTTGCTCCAGCGCCAATTTGGCCATAACGCTGGCAGGTGCTTTTTTCTCGAAACGCGCTAAAACATCGGCCCACATCGTTCGGGTATCCCTGATAGAAACTTCAGGGGATTTTACCTAAGACCTTGAAAGGGATGGCCGTCAGGGCGGAACCCTAAGAAGCCGTTACCGCAGCAACGGATCAGCCCCCAATCCCAATCCCAATCCCAATCCCAATCCCAATCCCAATTGACTCAAATTCCCCCTCATGGTCTCCTACACAACTTGTTACGGGTGCCCTTCACAGGGTGAAACGGGAAACCGGTGAATCATGTGCTTTACTCTAAAGCCATGTCAGTCCGGTGCTGCCCCCGCAACGGTAAGCGAGCGAAGCGTCAGATCCACTGTGCCCTCGGGCATGGGAAGGTGACGCTTGCAGGTCGGCAGACAGCCACCCCTCGTGAGCCCGGAGACCGGCCCGCAACACACAGTGCGTATCCTTGCGCCACTGAACATAACAAACCCGCGGTGGGCGGGCGCTGTTCGAACCTCTGCGTGCCCGGCCGCAGGGGTTTTCATGCGCTCTATTCACCCGCTGACACTCCAGAGGGAAGCGCCATGTCGATCATCAGCAGCACCGGCAGCAATTCGGACAAGATCTCCAGCACCACCACCCTGAGCCAACGCCTGACCGCCGCCGTCTGCGCGTCGATCCTCGGTGCGTGCCTTGTGTATTTCGCCGGTTTCTCGCACATCGAAGCGGTGCACAACGCCGCGCACGATACCCGCCACAGCGCCGCGTTCCCTTGCCACTGAGACCTGACGACATGATCAAGCGTATTGCGCAGACCGCAGGTTTCACCGGCCTTCTGGCCGCCCTGCTCCTGACGTTGCTGCAAAGCTTCTGGGTGTCGCCGCTGATTCTGCAGGCCGAAACCTTCGAGAAAGCCGAGCCGGTTGCCGAAGTTCACGAACACGCCGCCGGCACCGCCGCCCACACCCACGATGCCGAAGCCTGGGAGCCGGAAGACGGCTGGCAACGCGTGGTTTCCACCACCGGTGGCAATCTGGTGGTTGCCGTGGGTTTTGCCCTGATGCTGGCGGGTCTGTACACCCTGCGTGCGCCGACCAAAACCTCTCAGGGCCTGCTCTGGGGTCTGGCCGGTTATGCGACCTTCGTGCTCGCGCCGACCATGGGCCTGCCGCCTGAACTGCCAGGCACTGCCGCCGCGGATCTGGCCTCGCGGCAGATGTGGTGGATCGGCACCGCCGCCTCCACCGCTGTCGGCCTGGCCTTGATCGCGTTCAGCCGTAACTGGCTGATGAAGATCCTCGGCGTGGCAATCCTTGCCGTGCCGCATGTGATCGGCGCGCCACAACCGCAAGTGCATTCGATGCTTGCCCCGGAAGCCCTCGAAGCCCAGTTCAAAATCGCTTCGCAGCTGACCAACGTGGCGTTCTGGCTGGCCCTGGGCCTGATCAGCGCCTGGTTGTTCCGCCGCAAAAGCGAAGGTCAGTACCACGCATGACCGATGACAGCGCAGCGCCGACCTTCGTGGTCGGCCTGGGCTGCCAGCGCGGCTGCCCGGCCAGCACGCTGCGCGCATTGCTCGATCAGGCGTTACAGGCGCATCGGATTGATCTTGAGAAGGTCAAGGCGCTGGCCAGCATCGACCTCAAGCGTGATGAACCCGGTTTGCAGGAGCTCGCCGCCCAACTGGCGCTGCCCTTGTTGTATTTCAGCAGCGAAGAACTGGCCAGTTATCAGCAACGCTTGAGTCACCATTCACAGATCGCCTTCGAACGCACCGGCTGCTACGGCGTAGCAGAAAGTGCCGCTCTGGCACTCGCCGAACAGTTGATCAGTGGCCCGGCAAAACTGCTGATTTCCCGGCAAAAGTACGCCCAGGCGACACTGGCATTGGCCGGCGCTGCGTAAATTCCCGATAATCCCCGCTTTCGATCATGAGCATTCTTCATCTGAAGGGCTTGTGAAGCTCCGCCCTGCCCCTTTTCTACAGGATCCAACGATGACCGTTTACTTCATCGGCGCCGGCCCCGGCGACCCGGAATTGATCACTGTCAAAGGCCAGCGGCTGATCCGCAGTTGCCCGGTGATCATCTATGCAGGCTCGCTGGTGCCGACGGCAGTGCTGGAAGGTCATTGCGCTGAAACCGTGGTCAACAGCGCCGAACTGCACCTGGAGCAGATCGTCGAGCTGATCAAGACCGCCCACGCCAAGGGCCAGGACGTCGCGCGCGTACATTCGGGCGATCCGAGCCTGTACGGCGCCATTGGCGAGCAGATTCGTTATTTGCGTGAGCTGGATATTTCGTTCGAGATCATTCCCGGCGTAACCGCCACTGCCGCTTGCGCTGCTTTACTGGGTGCCGAACTGACCCTGCCGGACATTTCGCAGAGCGTGATTTTGACCCGTTATGCGGACAAGACCGCGATGCCGGTTGGCGAAGAGCTCGGCAGTCTTGCGCAGCATGGGGCGACCATGGCGATTCATCTGGGCGTCAATCATCTGGAAAAGATTCTGGCTGAACTGCTGCCGCATTACGGCGCGGATTGCCCGATCGCGGTGATTCACCGGGCGACGTGGCCGGATCAGGACTGGGTGACGGGGACGCTGGAGGATATTGCCGCGAAGGTGGCGGCCAAGGGGTTTCGGCGTACGGCGTTGATTCTGGTTGGGCGGGTGTTGGGTAGCGATCACTTTAGTGAGTCATCGCTGTATCGCGCGGGGCATGCGCACCTGTATAGACCGTGAATGGGACGCGCAGCGTCCCGGGCTGCATTCCCACGCGGAGCGTGGGAACGATCAAAGTCCCAAAATTTCCGGCATAAAAAAACGGCGCTCACGGGGCGCCGTTTTTCATGCCGCAGCGAACACCTTAGTAGTAGGCGTTTTCTTTCTGCGTGTGGTCGGTCACGTCGCGAACGCCCTTGAGCTCCGGAATGCGCTCAAGCAAGGTGCGCTCAATGCCTTCCTTCAGGGTCACGTCCGCCTGGCCGCAGCCCTGGCAGCCGCCGCCGAACTGCAACACGGCAATGCCGTCTTCAACCACATCGATCAGGCTGACCTGACCGCCGTGGCTGGCCAGCCCCGGGTTGATTTCGGTTTGCAGGTAGTAGTTGATACGCTCGTTGACCGGGCTGTCGGCGTTGACCATCGGGACTTTGGCGTTTGGCGCCTTGATGGTCAACTGGCCGCCCATGCGGTCGGTAGCGTAGTCGACGACGGCATCATCGAGAAACGCTTCGCTGAACGAGTCGATGTAAGCGGTGA is a window from the Pseudomonas gozinkensis genome containing:
- a CDS encoding IS4 family transposase, with the translated sequence MAKLALEQAIAPEWVDQVFEEHRQRQYSRELLFSTIIKLMSLVSLGLKPSLHAAARQLEDLPVSLAALYDKISRTEPALLRALVTGCAQRLAPTIRELGCTAMLPGWQVRVVDGNHLASTEKRLGALRHERGAARPGFSVVVYDPDLDQVIDLQACEDAYASERVCVLPLLADAESGQVWLADRLYCTLPVMEACEQVKTSFVIRQQAKHPRLIQEGQWQEPVPVSTGTVREQIIQVRGGYQCRRVELTLHSPTDSGDSSLMFWSNLPDSVSAQQIAELYRRRWSIEGMFQRLEAILESEIETLGSPKAALLGFATAVLAYNVLAVLKRSVEQAHQASQPEGWEASTYHLAVQVRSGYEGLQIALPSECFPVVPLEKLAQRLLELARNIQPKQVAKSPRGPKVPKPKTWVQGAAVHAHVSTDRVIKAAKTKRP
- a CDS encoding CbtB domain-containing protein translates to MSIISSTGSNSDKISSTTTLSQRLTAAVCASILGACLVYFAGFSHIEAVHNAAHDTRHSAAFPCH
- a CDS encoding CbtA family protein, yielding MIKRIAQTAGFTGLLAALLLTLLQSFWVSPLILQAETFEKAEPVAEVHEHAAGTAAHTHDAEAWEPEDGWQRVVSTTGGNLVVAVGFALMLAGLYTLRAPTKTSQGLLWGLAGYATFVLAPTMGLPPELPGTAAADLASRQMWWIGTAASTAVGLALIAFSRNWLMKILGVAILAVPHVIGAPQPQVHSMLAPEALEAQFKIASQLTNVAFWLALGLISAWLFRRKSEGQYHA
- a CDS encoding cobalamin biosynthesis protein, with amino-acid sequence MTDDSAAPTFVVGLGCQRGCPASTLRALLDQALQAHRIDLEKVKALASIDLKRDEPGLQELAAQLALPLLYFSSEELASYQQRLSHHSQIAFERTGCYGVAESAALALAEQLISGPAKLLISRQKYAQATLALAGAA
- the cobM gene encoding precorrin-4 C(11)-methyltransferase yields the protein MTVYFIGAGPGDPELITVKGQRLIRSCPVIIYAGSLVPTAVLEGHCAETVVNSAELHLEQIVELIKTAHAKGQDVARVHSGDPSLYGAIGEQIRYLRELDISFEIIPGVTATAACAALLGAELTLPDISQSVILTRYADKTAMPVGEELGSLAQHGATMAIHLGVNHLEKILAELLPHYGADCPIAVIHRATWPDQDWVTGTLEDIAAKVAAKGFRRTALILVGRVLGSDHFSESSLYRAGHAHLYRP
- the nfuA gene encoding Fe-S biogenesis protein NfuA; its protein translation is MTAITITDAAHDYLADLLSKQNTPGIGIRVFITQPGTQYAETCIAYCKPGEEKPEDTALGLKSFTAYIDSFSEAFLDDAVVDYATDRMGGQLTIKAPNAKVPMVNADSPVNERINYYLQTEINPGLASHGGQVSLIDVVEDGIAVLQFGGGCQGCGQADVTLKEGIERTLLERIPELKGVRDVTDHTQKENAYY